Proteins encoded in a region of the Esox lucius isolate fEsoLuc1 chromosome 9, fEsoLuc1.pri, whole genome shotgun sequence genome:
- the LOC105029039 gene encoding uncharacterized protein LOC105029039, with the protein MSSDTDVVKSSIGSPDFLQEMLPAAEKTALLYKISYLCLAKFPTLEKIIRANAVETQMVFSSSESLLLMCVSTSDNMVNTLFPMLKAAVKKENALVATQFLQKARVWIHDIIKEVERVVNAYTNLNHGVASATSDVNSTKKETDDKIKQLTNEQKSLQTAVDSYTAKLNNIQRELNDCNNQINNAEREMQNLVNSISCRNSKFGIFAAVCPFIGWIVNAGHRAINDPKDNAAIETAKSKLNNLQQNKSQLNSKEWMAQTELMKNQMQLTRVLFQTLSILLRFKHT; encoded by the exons ATGTCTTCCGATACAG ATGTAGTTAAATCTAGCATTGGTAGCCCAGATTTCCTTCAAGAGATGCTGCCTGCTGCAGAGAAGACAGCTCTGTTGTACAAAATTTCCTACTTGTGCCTGGCCAAATTCCCTACTCTGGAGAAGATCATCAGAGCAAATGCTGTGGAGACCCAGATGGTCTTCTCCTCCTCGGAGTCTCTGCTTTTGATG TGTGTGAGCACCAGTGACAACATGGTCAACACATTATTTCCCATGCTGAAGGCTGCTGTAAAGAAAGAGAATGCACTAGTGGCCACCCAATTCCTGCAGAAGGCCAGAGTGTGGATACATGATATCATTAAAGAAGTTGAGCGGGTGGTAAATGC CTACACAAATCTCAACCACGGTGTGGCAAGTGCTACCAGCGACGTTAACTCAACCAAAAAGGAAACCGATGACAAGATTAAACAGTTGACCAATGAACAGAAGAGTCTGCAGACTGCCGTTGATTCTTACACAGCAAAACTTAATAACATCCAGAGGGAGCTGAACGACTGCAATAACCAAATCAACAATGCTGAAAGGGAAATGCAAAATCTGGTCAACAGCATTAGCTGTAGAAATTCAAAGTTTGGCATATTTGCTGCCGTGTGTCCATTCATAGGCTGGATTGTCAATGCTGGCCATAGGGCAATCAATGACCCTAAAGACAATGCAGCGATTGAAACTGCCAAGAGCAAATTAAATAATCTTCAACAGAACAAATCCCAGTTAAACAGTAAGGAGTGGATGGCCCAAACAGAGCTGATGAAAAACCAGATGCAACTGACAAGA GTGCTGTTCCAGACCCTGTCCATCTTGCTGAGGTTCAAACATACCTGA